The following coding sequences are from one bacterium SCSIO 12741 window:
- a CDS encoding adenine nucleotide alpha hydrolase: MSQNQKAYFNWSSGKDASLALYYLQQEGLLEVDQLLTSVNGHHNRVSMHGLRRELLERQAKSIGLPLSVIELPEEPTMEDYNRIMEQSVLSLKGQGYSHCGFGDIFLEDLRSYREEQLKPFGITSHFPLWKRDTRELIYDFLDKGFKAVVVCIKSELLEESFVGRDIDESFLNDLPANVDPCGENGEFHTFCYDGPIFQYPILFDLGEHVFREYKNPDTTSKESLGFWFCDLIPKD; this comes from the coding sequence ATGTCTCAGAATCAAAAAGCCTACTTCAATTGGAGTTCTGGAAAGGATGCTTCTTTAGCCCTTTATTATTTGCAACAAGAAGGATTGCTCGAAGTAGATCAATTGCTTACCTCGGTCAACGGCCACCACAATCGAGTGTCGATGCATGGGCTAAGAAGAGAATTATTGGAACGCCAAGCGAAGTCGATTGGGCTCCCACTATCCGTGATCGAATTACCGGAGGAACCCACTATGGAAGACTACAATCGAATTATGGAGCAATCCGTTTTGAGCTTAAAAGGTCAAGGCTATTCGCATTGTGGATTTGGAGATATTTTCCTGGAAGACTTACGATCTTACCGAGAAGAGCAACTCAAGCCCTTTGGAATAACCAGTCATTTTCCGCTCTGGAAAAGAGACACCAGGGAACTGATTTATGACTTCCTGGATAAGGGATTTAAAGCCGTTGTTGTGTGCATCAAATCTGAATTGTTGGAAGAGTCTTTCGTGGGAAGAGATATCGATGAAAGCTTCCTCAACGATTTACCTGCAAACGTTGATCCATGCGGAGAAAATGGCGAGTTTCACACCTTCTGTTACGACGGTCCCATCTTTCAATACCCTATCCTCTTTGATTTGGGCGAACATGTTTTCCGCGAGTACAAAAATCCTGATACGACAAGCAAAGAATCTTTAGGCTTTTGGTTTTGCGACCTTATCCCCAAAGACTAA
- the dacB gene encoding D-alanyl-D-alanine carboxypeptidase/D-alanyl-D-alanine-endopeptidase, giving the protein MKSIVLLFWSLCTVAAVAQENWQTTVDSWMKDPALQHASVGFKIQEIKTGKVWAAHESGQAVIPASVQKLVTTSVALDYLGESRTFQTRLQFSSSAISDGHLDGDVVLLGGGDPSLGSQYHKPLDEAVQSWIKVLKDKGVTHVDGSIIARNSLFEPYTVPRTWIWEDMGNYYGAGASGVIVHDNMYKIHFRSPAEIGALTEVVKTEPEIPGLQLQNRVVSAKGNRDNAYVFGAPGQYNPTIEGSIPANRSDFPIKAAMPNPGLFLAQYFQTKAEEAGIQIEGEPQMENTEGEKKAEDVFKLKGLSVGQLIYHTNRKSVNLFAESLLQQLGLKRAGFGSTKLGIQALEHYYDSVGISRAGVHWEDGSGLSHFNTTTADFLVDVLQFNSRQSWFGVFKHSLPVAGRSGTLKSMFRGTPAMDRIWAKSGSMTRVRCYAGYLQTADGKEYAFALLVNNYECTSSQMKQKIEKLLVEIVGD; this is encoded by the coding sequence GTTTGTGCACGGTTGCTGCCGTGGCACAGGAGAATTGGCAAACGACGGTCGATTCCTGGATGAAGGATCCTGCTTTGCAACACGCTTCCGTTGGATTCAAGATTCAAGAGATCAAAACTGGAAAGGTTTGGGCAGCCCACGAATCCGGTCAAGCGGTTATTCCGGCCTCGGTGCAAAAACTGGTGACCACCTCAGTAGCCTTGGATTACTTGGGAGAATCCAGGACATTTCAAACCCGGTTGCAATTCAGTTCTTCCGCTATTTCAGATGGGCACCTCGATGGTGATGTTGTTCTGTTGGGTGGAGGTGACCCAAGTTTGGGTTCGCAATACCACAAACCATTGGATGAAGCAGTTCAGTCCTGGATTAAGGTTTTGAAGGATAAAGGCGTTACTCATGTTGATGGATCGATCATTGCGCGCAATTCACTTTTTGAACCCTACACCGTTCCCCGAACCTGGATCTGGGAAGATATGGGAAACTACTATGGCGCTGGGGCGTCTGGGGTAATTGTTCACGACAACATGTACAAGATTCATTTTCGTTCACCTGCTGAAATCGGGGCTCTTACGGAGGTGGTTAAAACCGAGCCGGAAATTCCAGGCCTCCAATTGCAAAACCGTGTTGTTTCGGCCAAGGGCAATCGAGATAATGCCTATGTGTTTGGCGCTCCGGGACAGTACAACCCAACCATCGAAGGCAGTATCCCTGCCAATCGATCCGATTTTCCAATCAAAGCCGCCATGCCCAATCCGGGATTGTTTTTAGCGCAGTATTTCCAGACCAAAGCCGAGGAAGCCGGAATTCAAATTGAAGGTGAGCCTCAAATGGAAAATACCGAAGGAGAAAAAAAGGCAGAAGACGTGTTTAAATTGAAGGGGTTGAGTGTTGGCCAATTGATTTATCACACCAATCGAAAGAGTGTCAATTTATTTGCGGAAAGCCTGCTTCAACAATTGGGGTTAAAGAGAGCCGGATTTGGTAGTACTAAGTTGGGGATTCAAGCCTTGGAACACTACTACGATTCGGTTGGTATTTCCAGAGCTGGCGTACACTGGGAAGATGGAAGCGGACTTTCACATTTTAACACGACAACGGCAGATTTCTTAGTCGATGTCTTGCAATTCAATTCTCGACAATCCTGGTTCGGTGTATTCAAACACTCTCTCCCTGTAGCAGGTAGAAGCGGAACGCTAAAAAGTATGTTTCGTGGAACTCCAGCCATGGATCGAATATGGGCTAAAAGTGGCAGTATGACCCGAGTTCGATGTTACGCCGGTTACCTTCAAACAGCGGACGGAAAAGAATATGCCTTCGCTCTGTTGGTCAACAATTACGAGTGTACGTCTTCCCAAATGAAGCAGAAAATCGAAAAACTACTTGTAGAAATTGTGGGTGATTAA